A window of the Desulfobacula toluolica Tol2 genome harbors these coding sequences:
- a CDS encoding response regulator: MIDIDNMSILVVDDMKSMRLTIRKMVKNLGIGTNLKFAENGKQGLDILKNEHCDLAILDWNMPVMNGIEMLDKIRNDKKLRDLPVIMVTAEAERDIVSEVAETEIDGYLLKPLTLESLDTKIKTVVEKANNPDPATLHRLKARDLEEKEQYEAAIEEIKLALSHKPSASRLLRQLGLLHFKIEKNAIAEKCLLKAASVNKQDAISRIHLADYYSQNKELEKAGKYCLEVLSLTNQYNEQAFDLGEKLLKKDFRQLSLNIFSKFITRSKRQSAARQQVIDVCLFHNEFEYPQELLERVIKDNPSNYEMIYKAGLIHKQVGEWAKALKCFMEVDRQAKGHIEAKFQIAKIHCMNKKIFVADDYLNQILRIDPKNEAAIELRKKI, encoded by the coding sequence ATGATCGATATTGATAATATGTCAATCCTTGTTGTTGATGATATGAAAAGCATGCGATTAACCATTCGAAAAATGGTCAAAAATCTGGGTATTGGAACAAATTTAAAATTTGCTGAAAACGGAAAACAAGGTCTGGATATTTTAAAAAACGAACATTGTGATTTGGCTATCCTTGACTGGAATATGCCTGTCATGAATGGAATTGAGATGCTTGATAAAATTCGAAATGATAAAAAACTCAGGGATCTGCCGGTTATCATGGTAACGGCTGAAGCTGAGAGGGATATTGTTTCCGAAGTGGCTGAAACTGAAATTGACGGATACCTGCTTAAGCCGTTAACCCTTGAATCTTTAGATACGAAAATAAAAACAGTTGTGGAAAAAGCCAATAACCCGGACCCTGCAACTCTGCACCGCTTAAAGGCAAGAGATCTGGAAGAAAAAGAACAGTATGAAGCCGCCATTGAAGAGATTAAACTTGCTTTGTCTCATAAGCCGTCTGCCTCAAGACTCCTTCGCCAGTTAGGGTTGCTGCATTTTAAAATTGAGAAAAACGCCATAGCCGAAAAATGCCTTTTAAAGGCCGCATCTGTGAACAAGCAGGATGCAATTTCAAGGATTCATCTTGCTGATTATTATAGCCAAAACAAAGAACTTGAAAAAGCGGGTAAATATTGTCTTGAAGTTTTGTCATTGACGAACCAGTATAATGAACAGGCCTTTGATCTTGGTGAAAAATTGCTAAAAAAGGATTTCAGGCAGTTGTCTCTGAATATTTTTTCAAAATTCATTACCCGTTCAAAAAGACAAAGTGCGGCAAGGCAACAAGTTATTGATGTCTGTTTGTTCCATAATGAATTTGAGTATCCTCAAGAATTGCTTGAGCGTGTTATCAAAGATAATCCCTCCAATTATGAGATGATTTATAAGGCAGGGTTGATACACAAGCAGGTGGGTGAATGGGCAAAAGCTTTAAAGTGTTTCATGGAAGTTGACCGTCAAGCCAAGGGCCATATTGAAGCAAAATTTCAGATTGCAAAAATACATTGCATGAACAAAAAAATCTTTGTGGCAGATGACTATTTGAATCAAATTCTCAGGATAGATCCCAAAAATGAAGCGGCAATAGAGCTTAGAAAAAAAATTTAA
- the larB gene encoding nickel pincer cofactor biosynthesis protein LarB gives MNQNDLTKVLSLVAKGSLSVEDAQSKLKNISFENIDFAQIDHHRSLRKGFPEVIFGQGKTSEQIIEIMKKIIIHEEIVLVTRLKKEKAQKISSKIKGTQYFEDAKFMWFKKNEPKITGCGQILVMTAGTSDIPVAKEALLTAHAMGNEVESIFDVGVAGIHRLFAHQEKIMAAAVIIVVAGMEGALPSVVAGMVKAPVIAVPTSIGYGTNFGGMTALLGMLNSCSSNIAVVNIDNGFGAGFMASSINHVSVSG, from the coding sequence ATGAACCAAAATGATTTAACAAAAGTTTTATCTCTTGTAGCCAAAGGATCGCTATCTGTTGAGGATGCCCAAAGCAAGCTGAAAAACATCTCTTTTGAAAATATTGATTTTGCTCAGATTGATCATCACAGGTCCCTGAGAAAAGGTTTTCCCGAAGTGATTTTTGGACAAGGAAAAACAAGTGAACAAATTATTGAGATCATGAAAAAAATCATCATCCATGAAGAGATCGTTCTTGTGACCCGGCTTAAAAAAGAAAAAGCTCAAAAAATAAGCTCAAAAATTAAAGGAACCCAATATTTTGAAGACGCAAAATTCATGTGGTTTAAAAAGAATGAACCCAAAATAACAGGCTGTGGTCAAATTCTGGTCATGACTGCCGGCACATCTGATATTCCTGTTGCAAAAGAGGCTTTGCTAACCGCCCATGCCATGGGAAATGAGGTGGAATCAATCTTTGATGTTGGTGTCGCAGGTATTCACCGTCTTTTTGCCCACCAGGAAAAAATCATGGCAGCTGCAGTCATCATTGTTGTTGCCGGAATGGAAGGAGCGCTTCCCAGTGTGGTGGCAGGAATGGTCAAGGCCCCTGTCATTGCCGTTCCAACCAGCATCGGATATGGTACAAATTTTGGTGGAATGACAGCTCTCTTGGGGATGCTCAATTCCTGCAGTTCAAATATTGCCGTGGTAAATATTGACAATGGATTTGGAGCTGGATTTATGGCCTCATCCATTAACCATGTATCTGTATCCGGATAA
- a CDS encoding ParM/StbA family protein, translating into MEIIGIDVGFGFTKAYNGKNSVIFKSILGDATDIHYRSSLGEDSSTSNLHITLENKSYFLGNYAELQSNIREFTLDQEKLLEEFVKILAITAASICTDTSAPLHVVSGLPVGYLRRDHKKLKEMILGVHDITLHNTNGEDVKKRINIDKIHIIPQPIGSIFNMLFDKQGKIKNRDLATQKLGVVDIGFKTTDFSIFDHLHYIERGSLTMDTGISKCFSVIANKLRQESNMNIELYRMFKFIDSGMIKIKGKEYNISNLKKRVYTHAASAIASDLNRLWENDWDMDSILLSGGGSVELAKYLSPNIDGNVIPMENNGDARFNNVRGYCKFGRYKWGYAKYIAENPKEQKNTEEEQNNQAPAEDQDKTNKTPYQDEAKLNNQSKGLSWLKRQG; encoded by the coding sequence ATGGAAATTATTGGAATTGATGTCGGGTTTGGGTTTACAAAAGCATATAATGGCAAAAATTCCGTCATATTCAAATCAATCCTCGGAGATGCCACGGATATCCATTACCGTTCTTCATTGGGTGAAGATTCTTCAACTTCAAATCTGCATATTACCCTGGAAAACAAATCCTATTTTCTTGGCAATTATGCCGAACTTCAGTCAAACATCCGTGAATTCACTCTTGACCAGGAAAAACTTCTTGAAGAGTTTGTTAAAATCCTCGCTATCACAGCCGCAAGTATCTGCACCGACACATCAGCACCCCTTCATGTTGTATCAGGCTTACCTGTTGGATATTTAAGAAGAGATCACAAAAAATTAAAAGAGATGATCTTGGGGGTTCACGACATAACCCTTCACAATACAAATGGAGAGGATGTAAAAAAAAGAATTAATATTGATAAAATTCATATCATTCCCCAACCCATTGGCTCTATTTTCAACATGCTTTTTGATAAACAGGGAAAAATAAAAAACCGGGACCTTGCCACCCAGAAGCTTGGCGTTGTGGATATTGGTTTTAAGACCACGGATTTTAGTATTTTTGACCACCTTCACTATATTGAAAGAGGTTCCCTTACAATGGATACCGGTATTTCAAAGTGCTTTTCCGTAATCGCCAACAAATTAAGGCAGGAAAGCAACATGAATATTGAATTGTATAGAATGTTTAAATTTATTGATTCGGGAATGATCAAGATCAAGGGAAAAGAATATAATATCTCAAATCTCAAAAAAAGAGTTTACACTCATGCCGCATCAGCCATTGCATCCGATCTCAACCGGCTGTGGGAAAATGACTGGGACATGGATTCCATTCTCCTTTCAGGCGGCGGAAGTGTAGAATTGGCAAAATATTTAAGCCCGAATATTGATGGTAATGTTATCCCAATGGAAAACAATGGGGATGCCCGATTCAATAATGTCCGTGGATATTGCAAATTCGGCAGGTACAAGTGGGGATATGCCAAATATATTGCAGAAAACCCAAAAGAACAAAAAAATACGGAAGAAGAGCAAAACAATCAAGCGCCTGCCGAGGATCAAGACAAAACAAACAAAACCCCATATCAGGATGAAGCAAAACTCAATAATCAGTCTAAAGGACTTTCCTGGCTGAAACGCCAGGGGTAA
- the cmoA gene encoding carboxy-S-adenosyl-L-methionine synthase CmoA, with the protein MAKDKVFAEKKNKVKPFEFNKEVADVFDDMLNRSVPLYMESIERQSKLTAQYYQAGSRIYDLGCSHGNLGILILNQLKERPFSMVAVDSSKPMIEKYKKRLVYQGKTRPVDLVCGFLENIHIKNASVVLINLTLQFLDMKKRDALIKKIYQGMNPNGILLLTEKTVHESKQLDDLQTSFYKTFKLENGYSELEISQKRDALEKVLIPDTIETHKNRILNAGFALFDVWLKWFNFASMIAIKK; encoded by the coding sequence ATGGCTAAAGACAAAGTATTTGCAGAAAAAAAAAATAAGGTTAAACCCTTTGAATTTAATAAAGAAGTGGCTGATGTGTTCGATGATATGCTGAACCGGTCAGTACCTTTGTATATGGAAAGCATTGAGCGGCAGTCCAAACTGACTGCTCAATATTATCAGGCGGGCAGCCGGATTTATGATCTTGGCTGTTCTCATGGAAATCTTGGGATTTTGATTTTGAATCAACTAAAGGAACGCCCCTTTTCAATGGTTGCTGTGGACAGTTCAAAACCCATGATTGAAAAGTATAAAAAACGTCTTGTATATCAGGGGAAAACCCGGCCGGTTGACCTTGTTTGCGGTTTTTTAGAAAATATTCATATTAAAAATGCCTCAGTGGTATTGATAAATCTGACCTTGCAGTTTCTTGATATGAAAAAACGAGATGCTCTTATCAAAAAAATTTATCAGGGGATGAATCCAAACGGCATTCTTCTTTTAACGGAAAAAACCGTTCATGAATCCAAACAATTAGATGATCTTCAAACAAGCTTTTATAAAACTTTCAAACTTGAAAACGGTTATTCAGAGCTTGAAATCAGTCAAAAAAGGGATGCACTTGAAAAAGTTCTCATCCCGGATACTATTGAAACCCATAAAAACAGAATTTTAAATGCAGGTTTTGCTCTATTTGATGTCTGGCTTAAATGGTTTAACTTTGCCTCAATGATTGCGATAAAAAAATAA
- the cmoB gene encoding tRNA 5-methoxyuridine(34)/uridine 5-oxyacetic acid(34) synthase CmoB — MENFLQYYHHLRLDQHYNEFKRLINEKRAFLDHAKGNFLKFKQIVDALPDFRPSIIDLENQAVTIGDSSDLTPDQYHLLNNSVEQLCPWRKGPFNLFGIKIDSEWQSWMKWERLQPHIGSLKGRRILDIGSSNGYYMFKMAAKNPLMVLGVEPQSTFYFQYLIMQKFLRQKNVFCLPVTHDQLPKTDNYFDTVFCMGVLYHRKSPVQMLKDICDSMRPGGELVLENLVIESKQNLCLFPKDRYAKMRNIFFIPDLLAMESWLLRAGFTNIRCVDITKTCGQEQRKTRWIQTESLKDFLDPDDPDKTIEGYPAPVRAIFLATAT; from the coding sequence ATGGAAAATTTTCTTCAATATTATCATCACTTGAGATTAGATCAGCATTATAATGAGTTCAAAAGACTCATAAACGAAAAAAGAGCTTTTCTGGATCATGCCAAAGGTAATTTTTTAAAATTCAAACAGATTGTGGATGCCCTGCCGGACTTTCGTCCTTCAATCATAGATCTTGAAAATCAGGCCGTCACCATTGGTGATTCATCAGATCTTACACCGGATCAATACCATTTGCTGAATAACAGTGTTGAACAGCTGTGTCCATGGCGAAAGGGGCCGTTCAACCTTTTTGGTATCAAGATTGATTCTGAGTGGCAATCATGGATGAAGTGGGAAAGGCTTCAACCTCATATCGGCAGCCTTAAAGGGCGGCGAATTCTGGATATCGGGTCAAGCAACGGATATTACATGTTTAAAATGGCGGCTAAAAATCCATTAATGGTTTTGGGCGTGGAACCTCAAAGTACGTTTTATTTTCAATATCTTATTATGCAGAAGTTTTTAAGGCAAAAGAACGTGTTCTGTCTGCCCGTTACCCATGATCAACTCCCGAAAACAGACAATTATTTTGATACGGTGTTTTGCATGGGGGTGTTGTATCATCGAAAATCTCCTGTTCAAATGCTCAAGGATATTTGTGATTCAATGAGACCAGGCGGGGAACTGGTGCTTGAAAATCTTGTTATTGAGTCAAAACAAAATCTTTGTCTTTTTCCAAAAGACCGGTATGCAAAAATGCGAAACATTTTTTTTATTCCCGATCTTCTGGCAATGGAATCCTGGCTGCTGCGGGCGGGTTTTACAAACATCAGGTGTGTGGATATTACCAAAACCTGCGGGCAGGAGCAGAGAAAAACCAGGTGGATACAAACGGAAAGTTTAAAGGATTTTCTGGACCCGGATGATCCTGATAAAACCATAGAAGGATATCCTGCACCGGTTAGGGCTATTTTTCTGGCAACGGCAACTTAA